The following are encoded together in the Variovorax sp. PBS-H4 genome:
- the prfB gene encoding peptide chain release factor 2 (programmed frameshift) — protein sequence MDAEQINQIGATLADLSARTADLRRYLDYDAKAERLRTVNASLEDPTVWNDPKKAQELGREKKALDDVVVTLDRLTSGLSDNTELYEMSKEEGDMDGLQAIADDAAKLEEDIKQLEFRRMFNNPADPLNAFIDIQAGAGGTEACDWASMLLRQYLKYAERKGFKTQIEDETPGDTAGIKGATIKVEGEYAFGLLRTETGVHRLVRKSPFDSSGGRHTSFASIFVYPEIDDSIEIEINPSDVRVDTYRASGAGGQHINKTDSAVRLTHIPTGIVVQCQDGRSQHSNRDVAWKRLRSRLYDHEMRKRQEEQQKLEDSKTDVGWGHQIRSYVLDNSRIKDLRTNVEISATQKVLDGDLDAFIEASLKQGV from the exons ATGGATGCAGAGCAAATCAACCAAATCGGCGCCACCCTCGCAGACCTGAGCGCCAGGACGGCCGACCTACGGAGGTATCTT GACTACGATGCCAAAGCCGAACGTCTGAGGACTGTCAACGCATCGCTCGAAGATCCCACCGTCTGGAACGACCCCAAGAAAGCCCAGGAGCTGGGCCGTGAAAAGAAGGCGCTCGACGACGTGGTCGTCACGCTCGATCGGCTCACCAGCGGCCTTTCGGACAACACCGAGCTCTACGAAATGTCGAAGGAAGAAGGCGACATGGATGGCCTGCAGGCCATCGCCGATGACGCCGCCAAGCTCGAAGAAGACATCAAGCAGCTCGAGTTCCGCCGGATGTTCAACAACCCGGCCGACCCGCTGAACGCCTTCATCGACATCCAGGCCGGTGCCGGCGGTACCGAGGCCTGCGACTGGGCCAGCATGCTGCTGCGCCAGTACCTGAAGTACGCCGAGCGCAAGGGCTTCAAGACCCAGATCGAGGACGAGACCCCCGGCGACACCGCGGGGATCAAGGGAGCCACCATCAAGGTCGAGGGCGAGTACGCCTTCGGGCTGCTGCGCACCGAGACCGGCGTGCACCGCCTGGTGCGCAAGTCGCCCTTCGATTCCTCGGGCGGGCGCCACACCAGCTTTGCCAGCATCTTCGTCTACCCGGAGATCGACGATTCGATCGAGATCGAGATCAATCCCTCGGATGTGCGGGTGGATACCTACCGCGCCAGCGGCGCCGGCGGCCAGCACATCAACAAGACCGACTCGGCGGTGCGACTCACGCACATCCCGACCGGCATCGTGGTGCAGTGCCAGGACGGACGCAGCCAGCACAGCAACCGCGACGTCGCCTGGAAACGCCTGCGCTCGCGCCTGTACGACCACGAGATGCGCAAGCGCCAGGAAGAGCAGCAGAAACTGGAGGACAGCAAGACCGACGTCGGCTGGGGCCACCAGATCCGCAGCTACGTGCTGGACAACAGCCGCATCAAGGACCTGCGCACCAATGTCGAGATCTCGGCCACCCAGAAGGTGCTGGACGGCGACCTCGATGCCTTCATCGAAGCCTCGCTCAAGCAAGGCGTATAA
- a CDS encoding alpha/beta fold hydrolase yields MYQVLRPSRSEFVPVRNLRYHVRIWGAPSPARPPLVLLHGWMDVAASWQFVVDALAEERHVIAPDWRGFGLTEGGAVDNYWMPDYLADLDWLLDHYAGDTPVDVVGHSMGGNIAMQYGGVRPQRVRRLVNLEGFGMPPLEPAEAPGRYGKWIDQLKRLHRGEMALASYTGPDGVARRLMKTNPRLSQDKADWLAAQWSVARPQAEAGDRWEILGDPAHKIINANLFRVDEALALYAAIQAPVLAVAASDDSLGHWWKGRYTLADFQERLESVRNVRMERVEDAGHMLHHDQPARVATLIESFMADEGP; encoded by the coding sequence ATGTACCAAGTCCTCCGACCTTCCCGTAGCGAGTTCGTCCCCGTCCGCAACCTGCGCTACCACGTCCGTATCTGGGGTGCGCCTTCGCCGGCGCGTCCTCCCCTGGTCCTGCTGCACGGCTGGATGGACGTGGCCGCCTCCTGGCAGTTCGTGGTAGATGCGTTGGCCGAGGAGCGCCACGTGATAGCCCCGGACTGGCGCGGCTTCGGCCTCACCGAAGGTGGCGCCGTGGACAACTACTGGATGCCCGACTACCTTGCCGACCTGGACTGGCTGCTCGACCACTACGCGGGCGACACGCCCGTCGACGTGGTCGGCCACAGCATGGGCGGCAATATCGCGATGCAGTACGGCGGCGTTCGGCCACAGCGGGTGCGCCGGCTGGTCAACCTCGAGGGCTTCGGCATGCCACCCCTGGAGCCGGCCGAGGCGCCCGGCCGCTACGGCAAGTGGATCGACCAGCTCAAGCGCCTGCACCGCGGGGAGATGGCGCTCGCCAGCTACACCGGCCCCGACGGAGTGGCGCGGCGGCTGATGAAGACCAACCCGCGCCTGTCGCAGGACAAGGCCGACTGGCTCGCCGCGCAGTGGTCCGTGGCCCGCCCACAGGCCGAGGCGGGCGACCGCTGGGAGATCCTGGGCGACCCGGCGCACAAGATCATCAACGCCAATCTGTTCCGCGTCGACGAGGCGCTGGCGCTCTACGCCGCCATCCAGGCGCCGGTCCTGGCCGTGGCGGCTTCCGACGACAGCCTGGGCCACTGGTGGAAGGGCCGCTACACCCTGGCCGACTTCCAGGAGCGCCTGGAATCGGTGCGCAATGTGCGCATGGAACGGGTCGAAGACGCGGGCCACATGCTGCACCACGACCAGCCAGCCAGAGTCGCGACACTCATCGAGTCATTCATGGCGGACGAAGGGCCTTGA
- a CDS encoding aldo/keto reductase produces MQKIQLGQSDLRVTPICLGTMTFGEQVDEPTAHAILARSLERGVDFIDTAEMYAVPTRAETFGATETIIGRWFAGNPGVRDRIVLATKVAGPSRGMPWVREGSGMTAADIVASCEGSLRRLKTDVIDLYQIHWPERHVPAFGNMYYDPARETSRTSIPEQLEALAGLVKAGKVRAIGLSNETPYGVHEFVRVAEQHGLPRVATVQNVYNLLNRSVENGLDETLHRLGVSLLAYSPLGAGLLTGKYDESGTTGARAPQGARIARYESVRKQRWGRPESLEAARRYNALARGIGMTPTQLALAFCHSKWQVASTIIGVTSLDQLDENLDACDKRLPPEVLAEVDKLRWEMRDPAI; encoded by the coding sequence ATGCAAAAAATCCAACTCGGGCAGAGCGACCTGCGCGTCACGCCGATCTGTCTTGGCACCATGACCTTCGGCGAGCAAGTGGACGAGCCCACCGCCCACGCCATCCTCGCCCGCTCGCTCGAACGCGGCGTCGACTTCATCGACACGGCCGAGATGTATGCCGTGCCCACCCGCGCCGAGACCTTCGGCGCGACCGAGACCATCATCGGGCGCTGGTTTGCCGGCAATCCGGGCGTGCGTGACAGGATCGTCCTCGCCACCAAGGTGGCCGGTCCTTCGCGCGGCATGCCGTGGGTGCGCGAGGGCAGCGGCATGACGGCGGCCGACATCGTCGCCTCCTGCGAAGGCAGCCTCCGCCGCCTGAAGACGGACGTCATCGATCTCTACCAGATCCACTGGCCCGAGCGCCATGTGCCGGCCTTCGGCAACATGTACTACGACCCGGCGCGGGAAACGTCGCGCACCTCCATCCCCGAGCAGCTCGAGGCGCTGGCTGGCCTGGTCAAGGCGGGAAAGGTGCGCGCGATCGGCTTGTCGAACGAGACGCCCTATGGCGTGCACGAGTTCGTGCGCGTCGCCGAGCAGCACGGCCTGCCGCGCGTGGCCACCGTGCAAAACGTTTACAACCTGCTGAACCGCTCGGTCGAGAACGGCCTGGACGAGACCCTGCACCGGCTCGGTGTCTCGCTGCTGGCCTATTCGCCGCTCGGCGCCGGCTTGCTGACAGGCAAGTACGATGAGAGCGGCACCACAGGGGCTCGTGCGCCGCAGGGTGCCCGCATCGCGCGCTACGAGTCTGTTCGCAAGCAGCGCTGGGGCCGTCCCGAGTCGCTCGAGGCGGCGCGCCGCTACAACGCTTTGGCTCGCGGGATCGGCATGACACCCACGCAGTTGGCGCTGGCCTTCTGCCACAGCAAATGGCAGGTGGCGAGCACCATCATCGGCGTGACCTCGCTGGACCAGCTCGACGAAAACCTCGATGCCTGCGACAAGCGGCTGCCGCCCGAGGTGCTGGCGGAGGTAGACAAGCTGCGATGGGAGATGCGCGACCCGGCGATCTGA